In Brevibacterium zhoupengii, the following are encoded in one genomic region:
- a CDS encoding alcohol dehydrogenase catalytic domain-containing protein: MKIQGAVLNQMGAERPYARTKPLEIRDIELDDPGPDEVLIKITAAGLCHSDLSVVDGNRPRPTPMLLGHESAGVVEKLGENVTDIEVGQHVSTVFLPRCGECDNCLTDGKLPCIPGTAVNNSGHLVGEHLRLHDDSGAIFHHVGVSGFATYAVLNRTSVVPVGNDVPPEIAAVLGCAVLTGGGAVLNAGQPRDGEAIMVVGLGGVGMAALITALSLKKGKVIGVDANPDKLSRATELGADEVYSPADLAENGVRAPVVIEAAGHPKAFETAFAATAAGGRTVTVGLPSPDARSSLPPLTFTAEARTVVGSYLGSAVPSRDIPVYEKLWREGTLPVDELISGKIELSEINTALDRLADGEAVRQIIMFD, from the coding sequence ATGAAGATTCAGGGAGCGGTGCTCAACCAGATGGGCGCTGAACGACCATATGCTCGGACAAAGCCGCTGGAGATACGCGATATCGAGCTTGATGATCCGGGTCCGGACGAAGTCCTCATCAAGATCACTGCGGCTGGCCTCTGCCATTCCGATCTGTCGGTTGTCGACGGAAACCGGCCTCGCCCCACGCCGATGCTGCTCGGACATGAATCCGCCGGAGTCGTCGAAAAGCTCGGAGAGAACGTCACCGACATTGAGGTCGGCCAACATGTGAGCACGGTCTTCCTTCCTCGCTGCGGAGAATGTGACAACTGTCTGACCGACGGAAAACTGCCGTGCATTCCCGGGACTGCGGTGAATAACTCGGGTCACTTGGTCGGTGAACATCTGCGTCTGCATGATGACAGCGGCGCCATCTTCCACCACGTCGGAGTCTCAGGCTTCGCCACGTACGCAGTCCTCAATCGCACATCGGTCGTACCGGTGGGCAATGATGTGCCACCTGAGATTGCCGCCGTCCTCGGCTGTGCAGTTCTCACAGGCGGCGGGGCCGTTCTCAACGCGGGCCAGCCGAGAGATGGTGAGGCCATCATGGTCGTCGGACTCGGAGGAGTCGGAATGGCTGCTCTGATCACGGCTCTGTCATTGAAGAAGGGCAAAGTCATCGGAGTCGATGCCAACCCCGACAAGCTCAGCCGGGCGACAGAACTGGGCGCAGACGAGGTCTACTCGCCAGCCGATCTGGCAGAAAACGGTGTCAGAGCACCCGTCGTGATTGAAGCAGCAGGACACCCGAAGGCATTCGAGACCGCGTTCGCGGCAACTGCGGCCGGTGGACGAACCGTCACTGTCGGGCTCCCGTCACCGGACGCCAGGTCCAGCCTTCCTCCCCTCACTTTCACGGCCGAAGCTCGCACCGTCGTCGGCTCATATCTCGGTTCTGCTGTTCCATCGCGGGACATTCCGGTCTACGAAAAACTGTGGAGAGAGGGCACTCTGCCAGTTGACGAACTCATCTCAGGAAAGATCGAGCTCTCAGAGATCAATACGGCTCTGGACAGACTCGCGGATGGAGAGGCAGTGCGTCAGATCATCATGTTCGACTGA
- a CDS encoding N-acyl homoserine lactonase family protein: MKVHVLESGTMEADLTWLLLAPGRVIKPRAEKDAPRAWGKVPTHAILIDHPEGRILWDTGVPRDWQTRWEPTTFDQFFPVLDDPEGDTGYLDSSLKQLELTPDDIDILVLSHLHFDHAANAKIFDNGKTKIMTSQAELDGVASITGYNKGAHIPDDFKGLDMAGIKGDDEIVPGVSVIQTPGHTWGTMSLKVDLPNDGPKIFTSDAVYLEDSYGPPAIGAAIVWNNLAWLDSVEKLRKIQQETGAEMIFGHDEEQAKSMKFAPNGYYS; encoded by the coding sequence ATGAAAGTTCATGTACTGGAGAGCGGAACCATGGAGGCCGATCTGACTTGGCTCCTCCTGGCACCCGGAAGAGTCATCAAACCCAGAGCGGAGAAAGATGCTCCGAGGGCATGGGGCAAGGTCCCGACTCACGCGATTCTCATCGACCATCCCGAAGGGAGGATTCTCTGGGACACAGGAGTTCCCCGTGATTGGCAGACGCGATGGGAGCCGACCACATTCGATCAGTTCTTCCCCGTTCTCGACGACCCAGAGGGCGATACCGGGTATCTGGACTCGAGCCTGAAGCAGTTGGAACTGACACCGGACGACATCGACATTCTGGTGCTGTCGCACCTGCACTTCGACCATGCGGCCAATGCGAAGATATTCGACAACGGCAAGACGAAGATCATGACCAGTCAGGCCGAGCTCGACGGGGTCGCATCAATCACCGGCTACAACAAGGGCGCTCACATCCCCGACGACTTCAAAGGCCTCGACATGGCCGGAATCAAGGGTGATGACGAGATCGTCCCCGGGGTCAGCGTGATCCAAACCCCCGGACACACGTGGGGCACCATGTCGCTCAAAGTCGACCTGCCCAATGATGGACCCAAGATCTTCACCTCCGATGCCGTGTACCTGGAAGACTCGTACGGTCCACCTGCGATCGGCGCCGCCATCGTCTGGAACAACCTTGCCTGGCTCGATTCCGTGGAGAAGCTGCGCAAGATCCAGCAGGAGACCGGTGCCGAGATGATCTTCGGACATGATGAGGAGCAGGCCAAGTCAATGAAGTTCGCGCCGAACGGGTACTACTCATGA